From the genome of Triticum aestivum cultivar Chinese Spring chromosome 3B, IWGSC CS RefSeq v2.1, whole genome shotgun sequence, one region includes:
- the LOC123070788 gene encoding ras-related protein Rab7, protein MASRRRTLLKVIILGDSGVGKTSLMNQYVNKKFSNQYKATIGADFLTKEVQYEDRLFTLQIWDTAGQERFQSLGVAFYRGADCCVLVYDVNSMKSFDNLNNWREEFLIQASPSDPDNFPFVLLGNKVDIDGGNSRVVSEKKAKAWCASKGNIPYFETSAKEGTNVEDAFQCIVKDALKNEPEEELYIPDTVDVVGGNRTQRSSGCC, encoded by the exons ATGGCCTCGCGACGCCGCACGCTCCTCAAGGTCATCATCCTCGGCGACAGCGG GGTCGGGAAGACGTCCTTGATGAACCA ATATGTGAACAAGAAGTTCAGTAACCAGTACAAGGCCACCATCGGCGCGGATTTCCTCACGAAGGAGGTGCAATACGAGGACAGGCTCTTCACTCTGCAG ATATGGGATACTGCTGGACAGGAAAGGTTTCAGAGTCTTGGTGTTGCATTCTACCGTGGAGCAGACTGTTGCGTTCTAGTTTATGATGTCAATTCAATGAAATCATTTGATAATCTGAACAACTGGCGCGAAGAATTTCTGATCCAG GCTAGTCCGTCTGATCCTGATAACTTCCCTTTTGTTCTGCTGGGAAACAAAGTTGATATTGATGGTGGCAACAGCCGCGTG GTCTCTGAGAAGAAGGCAAAGGCTTGGTGCGCCTCAAAAGGCAACATCCCATACTTTGAGACATCTGCGAAAGAAGGAACAAATGTAGAAGACGCTTTTCAGTGCATTGTAAAGGATGCTCTGAAGAATGAACCAGAAGAAGAATT GTACATTCCTGACACTGTCGATGTGGTGGGTGGCAACCGCACCCAAAGATCATCAGGCTGCTGTTAA